One Paenibacillus crassostreae DNA segment encodes these proteins:
- a CDS encoding heparinase II/III domain-containing protein codes for MMNMKSLLEALHHGTEKACGHGVELLFQEGRDVTTWQKISSDSFYAEMVSEIRELGDRLLQEPMPLIPFSLYKLYETIGDRESFQNAYFERRRRLDAFVFLSLLDKDDKYIVALEDVLWAICDEYTWCLPAHLGGSLSIVLNEARGHRETLDLFAAETAFSLSEIIHLLGSRLSEIVVHRVIKEIRERVLESYASLKSANWWETADMNWAAVCGGAIGATAMYLIEEDDTLAPLLARILDTMECFLDGFAEDGACREGVGYWAYGFGYFVYFAALLKQRTIGEIDLLHGNEKVKQIAMFQQKCYLGHNFVISYSDSSITHAYQIGLTHYLKSLFEEVDVPPLKSHSGPWGDHCFRFAHAIRNLLWSRESYVTEKLPSAYYVLEEAQIFIRRSEWNGKNVAFSIKGGHNAEPHNHNDVGSFILHTEDQPIFVDPGNGIYTKEYFGDERYSLIYNGSHGHSVPIIEGLHQQEGEQYAAHWIQFEPSEDGDIVELDLTNAYESDNLTSLTRTCRYHKNTLRIEDQYSFASTPISLTERFVTFIEPELKMNGKIILDTGKGISVELHYNSSELEYSCERVAFLPETTNQSSLYLIDLKVKELNCKMSVSVNIEICSNQEMTL; via the coding sequence ATGATGAATATGAAGTCATTGCTAGAAGCTTTGCATCATGGAACGGAGAAAGCTTGCGGGCATGGGGTGGAACTACTTTTTCAAGAGGGACGAGATGTGACGACATGGCAAAAAATATCCTCAGATTCTTTCTATGCGGAGATGGTTAGTGAAATACGAGAATTGGGGGATAGGCTTTTACAAGAACCTATGCCACTAATTCCTTTTTCATTATATAAATTGTATGAGACAATTGGGGATCGGGAATCGTTTCAAAATGCTTATTTTGAGAGAAGACGTAGGCTCGATGCCTTTGTGTTTCTATCTTTATTGGACAAGGATGATAAATACATCGTTGCCTTGGAGGATGTCCTCTGGGCGATTTGTGATGAATATACATGGTGCCTACCTGCTCATTTAGGCGGAAGCCTATCGATTGTACTGAATGAAGCTCGTGGGCATCGGGAGACATTGGATTTGTTTGCAGCAGAGACTGCATTTTCTTTGAGTGAAATTATTCATTTGTTAGGATCTCGTTTATCCGAAATTGTAGTGCATCGAGTGATCAAGGAGATTAGAGAGCGGGTACTAGAATCCTATGCCTCTTTAAAATCTGCAAACTGGTGGGAAACGGCAGATATGAACTGGGCGGCAGTCTGTGGGGGAGCCATTGGAGCAACAGCAATGTACCTGATTGAGGAAGATGATACGTTAGCACCGCTACTTGCGCGTATTTTGGATACCATGGAATGTTTCTTGGATGGTTTTGCTGAGGATGGAGCATGTCGAGAAGGTGTTGGGTATTGGGCTTATGGCTTCGGATATTTTGTTTATTTCGCCGCACTGTTGAAGCAAAGAACAATAGGTGAAATCGACTTGCTACATGGTAATGAAAAAGTGAAACAAATCGCGATGTTCCAGCAAAAATGCTATCTAGGACACAATTTTGTCATTAGCTATTCAGATTCCAGTATTACACATGCCTATCAAATCGGTCTAACTCATTATTTGAAGTCACTCTTTGAGGAGGTTGACGTACCCCCATTAAAGTCCCATTCCGGACCGTGGGGAGATCATTGCTTTCGGTTCGCGCATGCGATTCGTAATTTGCTGTGGAGCAGGGAATCCTATGTCACTGAAAAGCTACCATCCGCTTATTATGTATTGGAAGAGGCTCAAATATTCATCCGTCGAAGTGAATGGAATGGGAAGAACGTGGCTTTTTCTATAAAAGGTGGTCATAACGCTGAACCGCATAACCATAATGATGTAGGGAGCTTCATTCTTCACACAGAAGATCAACCTATTTTTGTCGATCCAGGTAATGGTATTTATACGAAAGAATATTTTGGTGATGAGCGCTATTCCCTGATCTACAATGGTTCCCACGGACATTCTGTCCCGATTATTGAAGGTCTCCATCAACAGGAAGGGGAGCAATATGCGGCTCATTGGATTCAGTTTGAACCCTCTGAGGATGGTGATATTGTTGAATTAGATTTAACGAATGCCTATGAGTCAGATAATCTAACATCCTTGACCCGAACCTGCCGATATCATAAGAATACACTTCGAATAGAGGATCAATATAGTTTCGCAAGCACGCCGATCTCCCTAACAGAAAGATTCGTTACTTTTATAGAGCCAGAGCTTAAGATGAATGGTAAAATTATTTTAGATACTGGGAAAGGAATATCGGTGGAGCTTCATTATAATAGCAGTGAATTGGAATATAGCTGTGAGCGGGTAGCATTTCTGCCTGAAACGACAAACCAGTCTTCTTTGTATCTAATTGATCTTAAAGTGAAGGAACTTAACTGTAAGATGAGTGTGAGCGTGAATATAGAAATATGTTCTAATCAAGAGATGACCTTGTGA
- the ychF gene encoding redox-regulated ATPase YchF, whose product MALKAGIVGLPNVGKSTLFNAITQAGAEAANYPFCTIDPNVGVVEVPDERLDKLTELVVPDKTVPTAFEFVDIAGLVRGASKGEGLGNKFLAHIREVDAIVHVVRCFEDENVTHVDGKVNPVSDIQTINLELILADLESIEKKIDRSRKNIKNGDKKVVQEVEVLERVKEALYNDMPARSVELSEDDLAIVRDLHLLTLKPVLYAANLSEDGVADADTNPYVQQVRDFAAAENAAVVPISAKVEAEIAELEGEDKAMFLEELGLEESGLNRLIKAAYSLLGLYTYFTAGVQEVRAWTIRKGMKAPQAAGVIHTDFERGFIRAEVVGYDDLIAAGSMNGAKERGQLRLEGKEYIVKDGDVMHFRFNV is encoded by the coding sequence ATGGCTTTGAAAGCGGGAATCGTTGGACTACCGAATGTAGGTAAGTCCACATTGTTTAATGCAATCACACAAGCTGGAGCAGAAGCAGCGAATTATCCTTTCTGTACAATCGATCCGAATGTTGGGGTTGTTGAAGTACCTGATGAGCGTTTGGATAAGCTTACCGAATTAGTTGTTCCTGATAAAACAGTACCAACTGCCTTCGAATTCGTTGACATTGCTGGACTTGTTCGTGGTGCGAGTAAGGGTGAAGGTCTAGGAAATAAATTCCTTGCACATATTCGTGAAGTTGATGCCATTGTCCATGTGGTGAGATGTTTTGAAGATGAGAACGTTACCCATGTAGATGGAAAAGTGAATCCAGTTAGTGATATCCAGACGATTAATCTTGAACTCATACTTGCCGATCTTGAAAGTATTGAGAAGAAGATCGACCGTTCGCGTAAGAACATAAAGAATGGTGATAAGAAGGTTGTGCAAGAGGTTGAAGTTCTTGAACGAGTAAAAGAAGCTCTATATAACGATATGCCAGCACGTAGTGTTGAACTTAGTGAAGATGATCTAGCTATTGTACGTGATCTTCATTTGCTAACACTTAAGCCGGTTCTTTATGCAGCTAATCTTAGCGAAGATGGCGTAGCCGATGCAGACACCAATCCGTATGTACAGCAAGTGCGTGATTTTGCAGCAGCAGAGAATGCAGCAGTTGTACCTATTAGTGCTAAGGTAGAAGCCGAAATTGCAGAATTGGAAGGCGAAGACAAGGCGATGTTCCTAGAGGAGCTAGGGTTGGAAGAGTCAGGCCTTAACCGTCTGATCAAAGCAGCTTATAGTCTACTAGGATTGTATACGTATTTCACAGCAGGTGTACAAGAAGTTCGTGCTTGGACGATCCGTAAAGGCATGAAGGCACCTCAAGCAGCAGGTGTTATTCATACAGACTTCGAACGTGGATTTATTCGTGCAGAAGTAGTGGGATATGATGACCTTATCGCTGCAGGTTCTATGAATGGTGCGAAAGAACGCGGACAGCTACGTCTTGAAGGTAAAGAATACATCGTAAAAGATGGCGACGTTATGCATTTCCGTTTCAACGTATAG
- the prfA gene encoding peptide chain release factor 1, with product MLDKLQSLADRYEKLSELLCDPNVASDTAKLREYSKEQSDLQPAFEAFTEYRTVMEELDAAKVMQSEKLDDEMREMVKMEIDELSSRHDELESQIRLLLLPKDPNDDKNVIIEIRGAAGGDEAALFAADLFRMYTRYADTQGWKVDLMDVNSNDLGGFKEVIFSINGRGAYSKMKYESGAHRVQRIPTTESGGRIHTSTSTVAVLPEAEEFEIEIHDKDIRVDTFCSSGAGGQSVNTTKSAVRVTHIPTGIVATCQDGKSQNKNKDQALKVLRTRISDMMRQEEEAKYAGERKTKVGTGDRSERIRTYNFPQSRVTDHRIGLTVHKLDQIMNGEIEDIIAALSIAEQAEMMDKGE from the coding sequence ATGTTGGACAAATTACAATCCTTGGCGGACCGCTATGAAAAGCTGAGCGAACTGCTCTGTGATCCTAACGTTGCAAGTGATACTGCAAAGTTGCGGGAATATTCTAAAGAACAATCTGATTTGCAGCCTGCATTCGAGGCTTTTACTGAATATAGAACGGTTATGGAAGAGCTAGATGCTGCCAAAGTGATGCAATCCGAGAAGCTAGATGATGAAATGCGTGAGATGGTTAAGATGGAGATCGATGAATTGTCATCTCGGCATGATGAGCTAGAGAGTCAAATTCGTTTATTACTATTACCGAAAGATCCAAACGATGATAAGAATGTTATTATCGAAATCCGTGGTGCTGCTGGTGGTGACGAAGCGGCTTTGTTTGCTGCTGATTTATTCCGTATGTACACACGCTATGCAGATACACAGGGATGGAAAGTGGATCTAATGGACGTGAATAGTAATGATCTTGGAGGATTTAAAGAAGTTATATTCTCCATCAACGGTCGTGGTGCTTATAGCAAAATGAAGTACGAAAGCGGAGCGCATCGTGTGCAACGCATACCTACTACTGAATCTGGTGGACGGATTCATACGTCAACATCGACGGTAGCCGTACTACCAGAGGCTGAAGAGTTTGAAATTGAAATTCATGATAAAGACATTCGTGTAGATACATTCTGTTCAAGTGGTGCGGGTGGACAATCTGTTAATACAACAAAGTCAGCCGTTCGGGTAACTCATATTCCTACGGGAATTGTGGCAACTTGCCAAGATGGTAAATCACAGAATAAGAATAAGGATCAAGCGCTTAAAGTGCTTCGCACTCGTATCTCAGATATGATGCGCCAAGAAGAAGAAGCGAAGTATGCAGGTGAACGTAAGACTAAAGTGGGTACAGGAGACCGAAGCGAGCGAATTCGTACGTATAACTTCCCACAGAGTCGTGTAACGGATCATCGGATTGGATTGACAGTTCATAAATTGGATCAGATTATGAATGGTGAAATTGAAGATATTATTGCAGCATTAAGCATTGCCGAACAGGCTGAGATGATGGATAAAGGGGAATAA